A stretch of Argiope bruennichi chromosome 10, qqArgBrue1.1, whole genome shotgun sequence DNA encodes these proteins:
- the LOC129987602 gene encoding gastrula zinc finger protein XlCGF7.1-like: protein MSEKQYACDICNKTFSQRRYLDKHYQIHTKEKQFVCNECHKAFIRKDNLKTHLRVHSHDAPYACDICNKIFSRKTNLERHYRIHTKEKKFVCVECNKAFIQEDKLKTHLQTHTKEKPFVCDVCKRAFSEKTYLKIHLRIHTKEKPYTCEICNKTFSRKTNLERHYRIHTKEKKFVCVECNKAFIQEDNLKTHLQTHTKEKPFMILQIHLRTHTKEKPYACDICNKAFSQKTSLTVHLRIHANVKPFACDLCNKMILQIHLRTHTKEKPYACDICNKTFSQRPHLNLHLQGHAKEKFLHEPEKRTCNRAFSE, encoded by the exons ATGAGTGAAAAACAGTATGCATGTgacatttgtaataaaacattttctcagAGGCGATATTTAGATAAACATTATCAGATTCATACGAAAGAGAAACAGTTCGTATGTAATGAATGTCATAAAGCATTTATTCgaaaggataatttaaaaacacatttacgGGTGCATAGCCATGATGCGCCATATGCATGtgacatttgtaataaaatattttctcggaAGACAAATTTAGAAAGACATTATCGGATTCATACGAAAGAGAAAAAGTTTGTATGTGTTGAatgtaataaagcatttattcaagaggataaattaaaaacacatttacagACGCATACCAAAGAAAAGCCGTTTGTATGTGATGTGTGTAAAAGAGCATTTTCTgaaaagacatatttaaaaattcatttacggatacacacaaaagaaaaaccttacacatgtgaaatttgtaataaaacattttctcggAAGACAAATTTAGAAAGACATTATCGGATTCATACGAAAGAGAAAAAGTTTGTATGTGTTGAatgtaataaagcatttattcaagaggataatttaaaaacacatttacagACGCATACCAAAGAAAAGCCGTTT ATgattttacaaatacatttacGGACGCATACGAAAGAAAAGCCATATGCTTGTGATATTTGTAATAAAGCATTTTCCCAAAAAACTAGTTTAACAGTACATTTAAGGATACATGCAAATGTGAAACCATTTGCTTGTGATCTatgtaataaa ATgattttacaaatacatttacGGACGCATACGAAAGAAAAGCCATATGCTTGtgatatttgtaataaaacattttctcagCGTCctcatttaaatttgcatttacaaGGACATGCGAAAGAGAAGTTTTTACATGAACCTGAAAAGAGAACTTGTAATCGAGCATTTTCTGAATAG